The Campylobacter armoricus sequence AAAGTATCAATATAGATCAAAATATTATCAAACTTCATTGTATAAATGAAATGTCTATGATTATAGGACTTGCTATGCTTACAATAGGTAATTTTTTAGGTGGAGTTTGGGCAAATGAGAGTTGGGGTAGATATTGGGGATGGGATCCAAAAGAAACTTGGGCTTTGATTTCCATTGTAATTTATGCTATGGTATTGCATTTAAGATTTATATTTAAAACACATTTTATCTTTATTTTTGCATGTGCTAGTATTTTGGCATTTTATAGTATTTTAATGACATATTTTGGAGTAAATTTTTATCTTTCAGGACTTCATTCTTACGCAAATGGAGATTCTTTTCCTATACCAACTTTCGTATATGTTTTAGTGATAATTAACTTTATTTTAATAGTAAGTGCTAGTTTTAAAAGAGATTTACAAACGCCTAGTTTTTAAAAACTAGGCTTTATTTTTTTCTATTTCTTGAAGAGCTGTGATAAGATCTTTTAAATTTTCATAAGGAATGTGTATTTTCCAATCAACGCCACTTTCTTTTTTCAAAGCCACTCCTATACTTAAAACATCACCACTTCCTATACCATAAGGATTAGAGAGATTGCATAAACTAATCTCACCACTTTTACTACCATGTAATTCTATGGTTTTGTATATTTTTTTACTCATGTTTATCCCTAAAAGCTGCGATAATTTTGGCTTGAAATTTCAACCAATCTTTTTGAAGCATAATAGGAAAACCACCATAAACCCTAGCTCCTTCTAAATTTTTAGTAACCCCGCCTCTTGCGGCTATAGTAGCAAAATCTCCTATTTCCAAATGGCCACTTGTTGCACTTTGTCCACCCATAACAACATTTTTACCCAAAATACTTGAACCTGAAATTCCACTTTGAGCCACTATAAGACAATTTTCCCCTATTTCGCAATTATGTCCAACTTGAACAAGATTATCTATCTTAGTTCCTTGTTTAATAATGGTGCTTTCAAAAACAGCTCTATCTATAGTAGTACAAGCTCCAATTTCAACGAAATCTTCTAAAATTACATTACCATTGTGATAAATTTTATAATGTTCGCCATTTTTTGTATGTGCATAACCAAAACCATCACTACCTATAACGCAATTTGCTAACAAATGGCATTTTTTTCCAATTTGCGTATCATTATAAATTACTACATTAG is a genomic window containing:
- the lpxD gene encoding UDP-3-O-(3-hydroxymyristoyl)glucosamine N-acyltransferase, with product MKISEIAKFLGIEYSGDDIEITALNSLSNASFTELSYCDGEKNSKKIANSGAGAILVSKEFENLVSKDCIKLVVDNPHLSFALLSKLFAKTLFYDNQNKKNKIAKSAKIMSNVYIGNNVQISDHVVIMAGAYIGDNVNIGEYTIIHPNVVIYNDTQIGKKCHLLANCVIGSDGFGYAHTKNGEHYKIYHNGNVILEDFVEIGACTTIDRAVFESTIIKQGTKIDNLVQVGHNCEIGENCLIVAQSGISGSSILGKNVVMGGQSATSGHLEIGDFATIAARGGVTKNLEGARVYGGFPIMLQKDWLKFQAKIIAAFRDKHE